Part of the Sulfuricurvum kujiense DSM 16994 genome, AATCGACCTTTTTGGTAAACAACAGGGCGAGGGCGACACGGTTTTTCTCTCCGCCGCTAAGGACTCCCACCTTTTTATCGAGAAATTCACGCGGAAAGAGGAAGTTTTTGAGATAGCCGTAGACGTGGTAATCCTGCCCCATTACATCGACGCGGTCTCCGCCGTGGGGACAAAAGGTTTCGATGAGATTGAGATTGTCATCGAGCATTTCGCGGTGCTGATCGAAATAGCCGATGGTAAGTTCACCCATTTTGATGATTCCGCTGGTCGGTTTAAGCCGCCCGAGAAGTGCTTTGAGGAGTGTCGATTTACCGCTTCCGTTGGGGCCGACGACGGCGATAACGTCTTTTTGGAGGATTCGGGTCGAGAAATCTTTGATCAGTGTTTTGTCGCCGAGTTTGAGTCCGAGATGCTCGATTTCAAAAAGCATCTTTTGGCGGTTTATCCCCTCGGAGCGGTTAAAGTGTTTCGCTTCGCGCTCCAGCTCCAGTTTCATTTTGCGGATGCGGCTCGGGTTGTTTTTGGCATCTTCGCGCAGCTGTAAAACCCGTTGCTTACGTCCTTCGTTCCGTTTGAGGCGTGCTTTTACCCCGCGGCGCAGCCATTCGTTCTCGGATTTTAGGAGTTTGAGGAGATTTTCGTGCTGCTGTGCCATCGTGCGGAGCAACTCTTGTTTTTGCTCCAGATAGTTGCTGTAGCCGCCGTTGAATTCGCGCAGGGAGCAGTCTTCAACCTCAATGGTTTTCGTAGCGATCTGGTCGATAAAATAGCGGTCATGCGAGATAAAGAGGAGGGTGAACCGTTCTTTGAGGATCAGCTCTTCGAGAAACTCGACCATGTAGACGTCGAGGTGATTGGTCGGCTCATCGAGAAGCAGAACGTCGGGTTTTTGGAGGAGCAAAGAGGCGAGGGCGACGCGGCGCTGTTCCCCTCCGCTGAGGAGGTTTACTTTTTTCGTCTCATACTCTTTAAGCATAAAGTGGTGCATCACCCGCTCAATTTTATCGTCAAGGTTCCAGGCATTGTGATGATCGAGAAAATTGGTAAGGCGGGCTTGTTCGTCAAGAAGTGCCGTATTGTCGAATGCTTCGGCAAGCAGGGCGGAAATCTCATCAAAACGGACTTTCGCCGATTTGAGTTCCCCAAGACCCGCTTCGATCGCTTCGCGGACATTGTGGTCCGGATCGAATTTGGGGACTTGGGAGAGCATTTTGATCTCGATCCCCTGACGGTTGATCCGCTCACCTTCGTCGGCATCGAGCGAGCCGTGGACGATTTTCATCAAAGTTGATTTTCCGCTGCCGTTTTTGCCGACGATAACGACTCTCTCCCCCTCATCGATGTGGAAATTAATATTTTCTAAAATTTTTTGGGCTTCGTAGTGTTTGCTGACACCGAGTAGATCGACTAATGCCATATTTATTTATTCCTTAGGGAGTGTAAAACAAGTAGTTCGTGATAAATACCACGTCGCAATCGCGTAATCGTTATAGGGGGTTTCACGTTGTGCCGGAGGGATTGATTCGTTGCGGAGTTTGCTTCGGATGATTCCAAAAACGATATATCCTAGCAATAGCGTTCCGATCGCGATAAACCAGTCGCTTTTCCACCATACGATCAACGCAAATATATAGTTTCCGTAACTCAGACTCCATCCTATGGCACGTGCCATAAGACGGCATTGGCGTGTCGGCAGGGTCGGAGTGGGATCAATGTTGAAAATAGGACGTTCACTGTTCATATGCGAATTATAGCGGACGGTAACTGACGGCTTAGTTTAGTTTTTGAAAATAAGCCATCAAAGCGGTGTAGTCCAGCGGACGGCTGTGCCAATATCCTTGAATCGCGTAGCAGCCGATGAAATTTAAGATATCAACCTGCTCTTTCGTTTCAGCCCCCTCAGCAATCGTTTTCATCTCCAAAGAGGCGGCTAACGTGATGATAGCTTCAATAATAGCTCTGTCTTGATGATCGCTAACAACATCGTCTACAAACGATTTATCGATTTTAAGGGTAGATACCGGGAATTTTTTAAGATAGGACATCGATGAATAGCCTGTACCGAAGTCGTCGATTGAAAACGTGATTCCCAGATTGACGAGATCGTTCATCTTCTCTATAGCCATTTTCGGATTGATTACAAGGGCCCCCTCGGTGATTTCCAATTCAAGTTTTTCAGCTGGGAAGCGGGTCTCTTCCAAAATCTCTTTGATCGTCGTATTGAGTGCACTGTTTCGGAATTGTACCGGAGACAGGTTGACCGATATCTTCGGGATAAATCCGATTGTTTTTGAAAGTTCCATCATCGAGTTTAGCGCTTCTTTCAAAATCCATTCACCTAAAACAATGATCAAATCGGTCTCTTCGGCAATGGAGATAAATTGCCCGGGATTCATAAACCCGAGTTCGGGACTTTGCCATCGGACCAATACCTCTAATCCTATGAATTGATCCTCTTTGGTATCCCATTTCGGCTGATAGACCAGAAAAAGTTCATTGTTTTTCAATGCTTTTCGCAGACCGTTTTCAATGATAAGTGTTTCGGACGCAAAATCCCCTTTCGTCGGTTCGAAGAACAGATAGGTATTTTTCCCATTGATCTTAGCCCCGTACATTGCCATATCCGCCGCTTTTATAAGCAGTTCGCTGTTCTCTCCGTCTTGGGGATAGAGAGCGATTCCGATACTGGCGGTCATATAAATATCATTATTGTCGATAACAAACGGTGTTTTGATAGCTTCGTGAACATTTTTGGCAAACATTTCGACCGTTTTTTTGGAATCGACAAGCGCCGTTATAACGGCAAATTCGTCTCCTCCCAGACGGACAATAAAATGATTTTGCTCATTGATGGATGTAAAACGTTCCGCCAATTTTTGCAAGAGTCTATCGCCTACCGTATGTCCTAGCGAATCGTTCACCATTTTAAAGCGGTCAAGGTCGATGTAGAGCAGTCCGAAATATTGACTGCTGCTGTTGGCTTGATTAATTCTGCTTTCGAGTTCATCGCGGAAAAAATTTCGGTTCGGAAGATTGGTGAGCGGATCAAATTTCGCTAAATGACGGATATGCTCTTCGGTCGTTTTGCGATCTTGTATATCTTCGATTATCCCTATGTAATGGGTTATGTTGTTGTTATCGTCGAAAACAGGGGAGATCGTTTCAAAACACCAGTAAATCGCACCGTTCTTTTTGCGATTTTTAAATTCCCCTTTCCAGGTATATCCTTGTGTAATCGTAGACCACATTTCATCATACAATTCGGGAGAATTGAGTCCCGATTTCATTTTTTTAGGGGTGGTTCCGATGAGTTCAGATTCTGAAAAGCCGTTAATCGTTACAAAAGCCTGATTGACGTATTCGATAACACCGGATGAGTTTGTGATGATAATACCGTTTGCACTTTGCTGCAGGGCATGAGAAAGTATAGCCAGCTTTTTCTCATGGATGTGGGATGAGAGCTCGCTTCTGTTCAGACGCCGGCCCAAAAAGAAAAGGAGACCGAATCAGACAACCCATATGAGTAGGTGGCTTACAAGAAGATTTTGTATCGAGCTGCTTTTAAATGAGTCAAACAACCCAAGGGGAATGGTGACATCCGTCCCCCCTCTGAGTTCGCCGACTTTGAGTCCCGTCCATGCGTGGCATTTCATGCACCCTTGCTCCATATACATCGGTTGCATCACCCGTAAAGAAGCGTTCCCGTCATTTAGAATCACCTCTTTAAAAAACTCTTTTTTACCGCGGCTCAATTCATCAAGCGCTTTCATTTCCCATGCATCGGGGGCATTTTCCGGATTGAGGTACATTTTACCGGTAATTCGGGCTTTGATTCCATACAGATTAGAGTAGTCATGCATGATTTCGCGTAACATGCTGGCCGGATTATAAAGGGTCAGTGTCTGGCCTGAGGGAGTGGTAATGTCGCGCTCTTTTATGTCGGCTAGGAATTCGACAGGCTTGGTATCTTCGTTGACAATAAGATAGGCCCCGCCGTGCCGTGTCGCCCAGAGCCTGAATGCCCGATCTTTATTGAGATTGGTTTGGGCTTCCAGTTCGGCGAGCTGCAAAACCTGCTGATTGACATTGATGATGTTCCAGATCAATGATGACATGACTAAAAGCATAAATCCGATCAAGATAAATCGGAAATATCTGGAAAGTACCGATTTTCGAAAGTTTTTAAGCATGTGTCAATCTTTTTAATCATCAATTTGATCTATTATAGAGGGATTAGTATTAAGATTTATTTATAAAATAACGGAATTTTCAATGTGCATTGTCTTAAAAATTATTTTTATTTAAACAGACTTTTTTTATTTACTTTGGTAATACAAATCAGAGGATTTAGAGTAAAATCTTAAAATGAAGGCAATAACTCTTTCGGAATTATTTTCGGTATACACTACCTCTGAAGAGGGGATAAGTGATGAAGAAGCAGAACGCCGACAACGTCAATACGGACTCAATACTCTTCCCAAAATAGCGACCATCTCTCTTTACAACAGATTGGTATCCCAATTCACCCATTTTTTTGCCCTTTTGTTATGGGCGGCTGCAGCAATCAGTTTTGCGATTGCGTGGATTGATCCTGCCTCAAATATGCTTCCGATCGGGTGGGCCATCGTCATTGTCATCGTTCTTAACGGCGTATTCGGTTTCTATCAGGAATTTCGTACCGAGAAAAGTCTAGAGGCATTGAGAAGTATGCTCCCTATAAAAGTACGTGTACACCGCGGGGGGATTGAGCGAATCGTGATGGCCGAAGAGCTTGTACCGGGTGATATCGTACTTTTATCGGAAGGGGATAAAGTCCCTGCCGATATTTATGTGATTCGTGCATTTGACGTATGGGTGAACGAGAGTGCACTGACCGGAGAGAGCGAACCGGTATCGGCGGATGCATTGGGAAGCGGGCATACTAAGAGCCTTTTATATTCGGGAACCTATATTGTCAAAGGGGAAGCACGAGGGGTTGTCTATGCGACGGGCAAAGAGAGCCGATACGGTACAATCGCCGCGTTGACTCAGAGCGTGGAGTCGGGTGAGGGGCATTTGCATAAAGAGATAGCCCATATCTCCAAGATCATTGCCTTTACATCGTTTGTTATAGCGGCTGGATTGATCGTTATCGGCGGGGCAGGCGGGTTTGAACTCTGGAAAACGTTTTTGTTTGCACTGGGTGTCTTGGTCGCTTTGATTCCCGAGGGGCTGCTGCCGACTGTGACGCTGGCATTGGCGTTTGGAGCACAGAGGATGGCATCCAAGGGATTTTTGGTTAACGGCCTCTCCGTTATCGAAAATTTGGGAGCAGTGAGTGTTATCGCTACCGATAAAACGGGGACAATTA contains:
- the abc-f gene encoding ribosomal protection-like ABC-F family protein — encoded protein: MALVDLLGVSKHYEAQKILENINFHIDEGERVVIVGKNGSGKSTLMKIVHGSLDADEGERINRQGIEIKMLSQVPKFDPDHNVREAIEAGLGELKSAKVRFDEISALLAEAFDNTALLDEQARLTNFLDHHNAWNLDDKIERVMHHFMLKEYETKKVNLLSGGEQRRVALASLLLQKPDVLLLDEPTNHLDVYMVEFLEELILKERFTLLFISHDRYFIDQIATKTIEVEDCSLREFNGGYSNYLEQKQELLRTMAQQHENLLKLLKSENEWLRRGVKARLKRNEGRKQRVLQLREDAKNNPSRIRKMKLELEREAKHFNRSEGINRQKMLFEIEHLGLKLGDKTLIKDFSTRILQKDVIAVVGPNGSGKSTLLKALLGRLKPTSGIIKMGELTIGYFDQHREMLDDNLNLIETFCPHGGDRVDVMGQDYHVYGYLKNFLFPREFLDKKVGVLSGGEKNRVALALLFTKKVDCLILDEPTNDLDIPTINILEEKLQSFPGAVILVSHDRYFVDKIAKKLFIFKGDGSIEESYKPYSEYLEDEKEFMEMDAMEAEFSKSETAASVTVQSEKPKALKLTFNEQKALEKLPVEIEALEAKIDDLNASLADPKKYEKIGISVLAEELEKTKALYEEKVDELLAIEEKVEEIEALKNS
- a CDS encoding putative bifunctional diguanylate cyclase/phosphodiesterase yields the protein MGRRLNRSELSSHIHEKKLAILSHALQQSANGIIITNSSGVIEYVNQAFVTINGFSESELIGTTPKKMKSGLNSPELYDEMWSTITQGYTWKGEFKNRKKNGAIYWCFETISPVFDDNNNITHYIGIIEDIQDRKTTEEHIRHLAKFDPLTNLPNRNFFRDELESRINQANSSSQYFGLLYIDLDRFKMVNDSLGHTVGDRLLQKLAERFTSINEQNHFIVRLGGDEFAVITALVDSKKTVEMFAKNVHEAIKTPFVIDNNDIYMTASIGIALYPQDGENSELLIKAADMAMYGAKINGKNTYLFFEPTKGDFASETLIIENGLRKALKNNELFLVYQPKWDTKEDQFIGLEVLVRWQSPELGFMNPGQFISIAEETDLIIVLGEWILKEALNSMMELSKTIGFIPKISVNLSPVQFRNSALNTTIKEILEETRFPAEKLELEITEGALVINPKMAIEKMNDLVNLGITFSIDDFGTGYSSMSYLKKFPVSTLKIDKSFVDDVVSDHQDRAIIEAIITLAASLEMKTIAEGAETKEQVDILNFIGCYAIQGYWHSRPLDYTALMAYFQKLN
- a CDS encoding Tll0287-like domain-containing protein, producing MLKNFRKSVLSRYFRFILIGFMLLVMSSLIWNIINVNQQVLQLAELEAQTNLNKDRAFRLWATRHGGAYLIVNEDTKPVEFLADIKERDITTPSGQTLTLYNPASMLREIMHDYSNLYGIKARITGKMYLNPENAPDAWEMKALDELSRGKKEFFKEVILNDGNASLRVMQPMYMEQGCMKCHAWTGLKVGELRGGTDVTIPLGLFDSFKSSSIQNLLVSHLLIWVV